Proteins co-encoded in one Taeniopygia guttata chromosome 4, bTaeGut7.mat, whole genome shotgun sequence genomic window:
- the GSR gene encoding glutathione reductase, mitochondrial — translation MAAAAYELLVLGGGSGGLAGARRAAELGARVALVEPQRLGGTCVNVGCVPKKVMWNTAVHAEFVHDHADYGFETAGVKFNWRTIKEKRDAYVRRLNDIYENNVKKARIDIIRGYGKFTADPEPAIEVDGKKYTAPHILIATGGRPAVPSDSEIPGASLGMTSDGFFDLEELPRRSVVVGAGYIAVEMVGILSTLGSKSSLLIRHDKVLRTFDSLISSNCTQELENTGVDVWKHTQVKKVTKSPCGLLDVTVASVVPGRKPTEEVIRDVDCLLWAVGREPNSEGLCLDRVGVRVDPKGHVVVDEYQNTTRRGIYAIGDVCGRALLTPVAIAAGRKLAHRLFEGKQDSRLDYENIPTVVFSHPPIGTVGLTEEEAVAIHGKDNVKIYNTSFTPLYHAVTQRKVKCVMKLVCAGKEEKVVGLHMQGLGCDEILQGFAVAIKMGATKADLDNTVAIHPTSAEELVTLR, via the exons ATGGCGGCGGCCGCCTAcgagctgctggtgctgggtggCGGCTCCGGGGGGCTGGCGGGGGCCCGCCGGGCGGCCGAGCTCGGAGCAAGGGTCGCGCTGGTGGAGCCGCAGCGCCTCGGCGGCACCTGC GTCAATGTTGGATGCGTGCCAAAGAAG GTGATGTGGAACACGGCTGTCCACGCGGAGTTTGTCCACGATCACGCTGACTATGGCTTTGAAACAGCGGGTGTCAAGTTCAACTGGAG GACCATCAAGGAGAAGCGTGACGCGTATGTGCGGCGCCTCAATGACATCTACGAGAACAACGTTAAGAAG GCTCGCATTGACATCATCCGGGGCTATGGCAAGTTCACCGCTGATCCCGAGCCGGCCATCGAAGTGGATGGGAAAAAATACACGGCTCCTCACATCCTTATAGCCACGGGAGGGCGCCCGGCTGTCCCTTCTGACAGCGAAATTCCTG GTGCCAGTCTGGGGATGACCAGTGATGGCTTCTTCGACCTGGAGGAGCTGCCTAG GCGCAGCGTCGTTGTCGGGGCTGGCTACATCGCGGTGGAGATGGTGGGGATCCTCTCCACGCTGGGGTCCAAATCATCCCTGCTCATCCGCCACGACAAG GTGCTGCGAACTTTTGACTCCCTGATCAGCTCCAACTGCACCCAGGAACTGGAGAACACCGGCGTGGATGTCTGGAAGCACACTCAG GTCAAGAAGGTCACCAAGTCTCCATGTGGGCTGCTGGATGTGACGGTGGCCTCGGTGGTGCCGGGCCGCAAGCCGACGGAGGAGGTGATCCGGGACGTGGACTGCCTGCTGTGGGCCGTGGGGCGGGAGCCCAACTCCGAGGGGCTGTGCCTGGACCGAGTG GGCGTGCGGGTGGACCCCAAGGGCCACGTGGTTGTGGATGAGTACCAGAACACCACCAGAAGAGGGATCTATGCCATAGGGGATGTCTGTGGGAGAGCCCTCCTCACTCCAG TGGCCATTGCAGCTGGCAGGAAGCTGGCCCACAGGCTCTTCGAGGGCAAGCAGGACTCCCGGCTGGACTATGAGAACATCCCCACGGTCGTTTTCAGCCACCCGCCCATCGGCACCGTGGGGCTCACTGAAG AGGAGGCTGTGGCCATACATGGGAAGGACAACGTGAAGATCTACAACACATCCTTCACTCCCTTGTACCACGCTGTCACCCAGAGGAAGGTGAAGTGTGTTATGAAGCTGGTGTGTGCTGGCAAGGAGGAGAAG GTGGTGGGATTGCACATGCAAGGTCTGGGCTGTGACGAAATACTGCAGGGCTTTGCTGTGGCCATCAAAATGGGGGCCACCAAGGCCGACCTGGACAACACTGTTGCCATTCACCCCACTTCTGCCGAGGAGCTGGTGACACTGCGCTGA
- the NPFFR2 gene encoding neuropeptide FF receptor 2, whose protein sequence is MDSNSSLIWPHLDLLNYSGTYKYLSLEANVSYVDFYLHQPWVAAVFITSYLLIFLLCMVGNGGVCCIVLWNKRMRTVTNLFILNLAVSDLLVGLFCMPTTLLDNIIAGWPFGSLVCKMSGMVQGISVSASVFTLVAIAVDRFWCIVHPFKQKLTIPAAVATIAVIWVLAVAIMCPSAVLLQVQEEKRFQVLLGSGNATRPVFWCREEWPDPAMRKIYTTILFANIYLAPLSLIVLMYARISVSISHAAVPGAGKRSVWKRKRKAIQMLVLVTLLFALSWLPLWTLMLLSDYASLSDLQLQLINIYLYPLAHWLAFFNSSINPIIYGFCNENFRRGFQAILKIQLCSRVACSQPVPGPAILPAARCQPPQGPASVEAEERNWVNKQQDLLMEELKEPCDNGME, encoded by the exons ATGGACTCGAACTCTTCATTGATTTGGCCTCACTTGGATTTGCTGAATTACAGCGGGACATACAAGTACCTTTCCTTGGAAGCAAATGTCTCCTACGTGGACTTCTACCTCCACCAGCCTTGGGTGGCTGCTGTCTTCATCACCTCCtacctcctcatcttcctcctctgcaTGGTGGGCAACGGGGGGGTTTGTTGCATCGTCCTGTGGAACAAGCGCATGCGCACGGTCACCAACCTGTTCATCCTGAACTTGGCCGTCAGTGACTTGCTGGTGGGGCTCTTCTGCATGCCCACCACCCTCCTGGACAACATCATTGCAG GATGGCCCTTTGGGAGCCTGGTGTGCAAGATGAGTGGGATGGTCCAAGGCATCTCTGTTTCTGCCTCTGTCTTCACTCTGGTTGCTATTGCTGTGGACAG ATTCTGGTGCATTGTGCATCCATTCAAGCAGAAGCTGACCATTCCCGCTGCTGTGGCCACCATCGCGGTCATCTGGGTGCTGGCCGTGGCCATCATGTGTCCCTcggcagtgctgctgcaggtgcaggaggAGAAACGTTTCCAGGTGCTCCTGGGCTCTGGCAACGCCACCCGCCCGGTGTTCTGGTGCCGGGAGGAGTGGCCGGACCCGGCAATGAGGAAGATCTACACGACGATTCTCTTTGCCAACATCTACCTGGCTCCCCTGTCGCTCATCGTGCTCATGTACGCCAGGATCAGCGTCTCCATCTCCCACGCCGCCGTGCCTGGAGCGGGGAAGCGCAGTGTGTGGAAGAGGAAACGGAAAGCCATCCAAATGCTCGTCCTTGTCACTTTGCTTTTCGCCCTCTCCTGGCTTCCCCTCTGGACCCTGATGCTGCTGTCGGACTACGCCAGCCTGTCCgacctccagctgcagctgatcAACATCTACCTCTATCCCTTGGCTCACTGGCTGGCCTTCTTCAACAGCAGCATCAACCCCATCATCTACGGCTTCTGCAACGAGAACTTCCGCCGCGGCTTCCAGGCCATCCTCAAgatccagctctgctccagggtgGCCTGTTCCCAGCCAGTGCCTGGCCCTGCCATCTTGCCAGCTGCCCGCTGCCAGCCACCCCAGGGCCCGGCTTCCGTGGAAGCTGAGGAAAGGAATTGGGTGAATAAGCAGCAGGATTTGCTCATGGAGGAGCTCAAGGAGCCCTGTGACAACGGGATGGAGTGA